Proteins co-encoded in one Rhopalosiphum maidis isolate BTI-1 chromosome 2, ASM367621v3, whole genome shotgun sequence genomic window:
- the LOC113554073 gene encoding differentially expressed in FDCP 8 homolog, whose protein sequence is MSSLPKDFFFNAEMNDSVISLSSVSSDSVSSESSPSISDNFLTINENDLNEDILRKEIEKCNQMIRITKECSQERMRLVRRLVELRFKLEMVTEIKALENKDQLNETKVVFGHHLSFVWKPNWLENKMCDVCTKTIWKYMHQLYECSDCGYYCHIFCLDKIKRVCTAVLASEHSMILNITPSNGLLFQDYKCAECQSYIRIRNTKMSSEDTLSLEARLCDYDGKFYCPLHHWNNTALIPARVLCNWQFEKKCVSQASFQLLNYNYKSKMYDLEKHNPKLFTYLESLNRIKSIKNSLVKMKKYLVLCKVWNAQLKNVSSRCHELLYDSILYSMKDMVEIQSGLFLEDLQRVNDICEKHIRYECEICKNQGYICELCQKDTIIFPFDEDAHSCDKCDNVYHYQCWKNRDFCPKCKRIKMRSKLQEV, encoded by the exons ATGAGTTCATTACccaaggattttttttttaatgctgaAATGAATGATTCAGTGATTTCACTGTCATCGGTATCATCTGATTCAGTGTCATCTGAAAGTTCACCATCTATATCTGACaactttttaacaataaatgaa AATGATCTTAATGAAGATATATTGAgaaaagaaattgaaaaatgcaATCAAATGATAAGAATTACTAAAGAGTGTAGTCAAGAACGCATGAGATTGGTCAGAAGACTAGTGGAGTTAAGGTTCAAATTAGAAATGGTAACAGAAATAAAGGCTTTGGAAAACAAGGATCAATTAAATGAAACCAAAGTAGTTTTTGGTCATCATTTATCTTTTGTATGGAAACCGAATtggttagaaaataaaatgtgtgatGTATGTACAAAAACTATTTGGAAATACATGCATCAGCTGTATGAATGTtcag acTGTGGATACTACtgtcatattttttgtttggatAAAATCAAAAGGGTTTGTACTGCAGTTCTTGCTAGTGAACAttctatgattttaaatatcactCCATCTAATGGATTGTTATTTCAAGATTATAAATGTGCTGAATGCCAATCATATATTCGTATTCGTAACACCAAAATGTCATCTG aagATACTCTTTCATTAGAGGCCCGCTTATGTGATTATGATGGAAAATTTTACTGCCCTTTACATCATTGGAATAATACTGCTTTAATACCAGCACGAGTTCTATGCAATTGGCAATTCGAGAAAAAATGTGTGAGCCAGGCATCTTTTCaactacttaattataattataaatcaaaaatgtatgatttggAAAAACACAACCCTAAACTCTTTACATATTTAGAGTCGCTTAATCGAATCAAA agtattaaaaatagtttagtaaaaatgaaaaaatacttGGTTTTATGCAAAGTTTGGAATGCACAATTAAAAAACGTATCCTCAAGATGTCATGAACTTCTATATGATAGTATTTTGTATAGCATGAAAGATATGGTTGAAATACAATCAGGACTTTTTTTAGAAGATTTGCAAAGAGTAAATGACATCTGTGAAAAACATATTCGATATGAATGCGAA atttgtaAAAATCAAGGATATATTTGTGAGCTTTGTCAAAaggacacaataatatttccattTGATGAAGATGCTCATAGCTGTGATAAATGTGATAATGTTTATCACTACCAATGTTGGAAAAATAGAGATTTCTGCCCTAAATgcaaaagaattaaaatgcGGTCTAAACTTCAAGaagtatag